A stretch of Gallus gallus isolate bGalGal1 chromosome 2, bGalGal1.mat.broiler.GRCg7b, whole genome shotgun sequence DNA encodes these proteins:
- the IBA57 gene encoding putative transferase CAF17, mitochondrial: protein MLVRAAAGLPGLRRLWGRGGSGDGAWRCFPLGRALLSVRGAEAAVFLQGLLTNDVTRLVAAGEGPAGPPRALYAHALNVQGRCLYDLIVYRLHESQEEEPHILLECDSSVLDAIQKHLKLYKIRRKVSISPCLDLSLWAVVPGEQAGDISRYADRALVLTPDPRAEVMGWRLIIKAGANLPEIIPGSRIENVQDYHRHRYKQGIPEGVKDLPPGVALPLESNLAYMNGVSFTKGCYIGQELTARTHHMGVIRKRLVPVQFSVPLPQESIPEGAEILTESGKAAGKFRAGGDELGIALLRLANVNEPLCLNVAGDKVKLTASIPEWWPKTASK from the exons ATGTTGGTGAGGGCGGCGGCCGGCCTGCCCGGGCTGCGGCGGCTGTGGGGGCGCGGTGGGAGCGGGGACGGCGCCTGGCGTTGCTTCCCGCTGGGCCGGGCGCTGCTGAGCGTGCGGGGCGCCGAGGCGGCCGTTTTCCTGCAGGGGCTGCTCACCAACGACGTCACGCGGTTGGTGGCGGCGGGGGAGGGGCCCGCGGGGCCTCCGCGCGCGCTGTACGCGCATGCGCTCAACGTGCAGGGCCGCTGCCTGTACGACCTCATCGTGTACAG GCTTCATGAGAGTCAAGAAGAAGAGCCACACATCCTGCTGGAGtgtgacagcagtgtgctggACGCCATACAGAAACATCTGAAGCTATACAAGATCCGGAGGAAAGTCAGCATCAGCCCTTGCCTCGACCTCTCATTGTGGGCCGTCGTCCCTGGGGAGCAGGCTGGGGACATCAGCAGATATGCAGACCGGGCTCTGGTTTTAACTCCTGACCCCAGAGCAGAGGTCATGGGCTGGAGACTGATTATAAAGGCAGGAGCAAATCTACCAGAGATTATCCCTGGAAGTCGTATTGAAAACGTTCAGGATTACCACAGGCACAGGTATAAGCAAG GAATTCCCGAAGGTGTGAAAGATCTCCCTCCCGGAGTAGCTCTCCCACTGGAATCCAACCTGGCCTACATGAACGGTGTCAGCTTTACCAAAGGCTGTTACATTGGGCAGGAGCTAACAGCCAGGACCCACCACATGGGCGTCATTCGCAAGCGTTTGGTGCCCGTGCAGTTTTCAGTTCCTCTTCCTCAGGAGAGCATTCCTGAGGGTGCTGAAATCTTGACTGAATCAGGAAAGGCAGCTGGCAAGTTCCGGGCTGGAGGAGATGAACTTGGCATAGCTTTGCTGAGGCTGGCTAATGTAAATGAGCCACTCTGCCTAAATGTAGCAGGTGATAAAGTGAAGCTCACTGCAAGTATACCTGAGTGGTGGCCAAAAACTGCCAGCAAATAA
- the GJC2 gene encoding gap junction gamma-2 protein, translated as MTNMSWSFLTRLLEEIHNHSTFVGKVWLTVLIVFRIVLTAVGGESIYSDEQSKFTCNTKQPGCDNVCYDAFAPLSHVRFWVFQIIMISTPSVMYLGYAIHRIARSAEEEKKFKGFKKKKQFALNWQAVRNMEDAMEADEEEPMISDDAAENEKAKAKPKSKEQQKHDGRRRIQQEGLMKIYVFQLLTRASFEVCFLIGQYLLYGFEVEAYFVCNRLPCPHTVDCFVSRPTEKTIFLLVMYVVSCLCLLLNMCEMFHLGFGTIRDAIRNRKINSFRQPPYNYAYPKNISCPPEYNLVVKSEKSTKIPNSLMAHEQNLANVAQEQQCTSPDENIPADLSTLHKHLRVAQEQLDIAFQSYGSSQGNAQPSRTSSPASGGTVVEQNRANTAQEKQSAKPKASLEKGSSSSKDGKTSVWI; from the coding sequence ATGACCAACATGAGCTGGAGCTTTCTCACCCGCCTGCTAGAAGAGATCCACAACCACTCCACCTTCGTGGGGAAGGTCTGGCTCACTGTGCTCATCGTCTTCCGCATCGTCCTAACGGCAGTCGGTGGAGAATCCATCTATTCTGATGAGCAAAGCAAGTTCACTTGCAACACCAAGCAGCCCGGCTGCGACAACGTCTGTTACGATGCCTTCGCCCCGCTGTCACACGTTAGGTTTTGGGTCTTCCAGATCATCATGATATCCACGCCTTCAGTCATGTACCTGGGCTACGCCATCCACCGGATCGCCCGGTCAgcggaggaggagaagaagtTCAAGGGCTTCAAGAAGAAGAAGCAGTTCGCTTTGAACTGGCAGGCGGTGCGCAACATGGAGGATGCGATGGAGGCAGATGAAGAGGAGCCCATGATCTCCGATGACgcagcagaaaatgagaaagccaAAGCCAAGCCCAAgagcaaagagcagcaaaagCACGATGGGAGGAGGCGAATCCAACAGGAAGGACTGATGAAAATCTACGTCTTCCAGCTGCTTACCAGAGCTTCatttgaagtttgttttttgatAGGGCAGTATTTGCTCTATGGTTTTGAGGTAGAAGCTTATTTTGTCTGCAACAGACTGCCTTGTCCTCACACGGTGGACTGCTTTGTGTCTCGGCCAACAGAGAAGACAATCTTTCTGCTGGTGATGTACGTGGTGAGCTGTCTGTGCTTGCTGCTGAACATGTGCGAGATGTTCCATCTGGGCTTCGGGACCATCCGAGATGCCATCCGCAACCGGAAAATCAACAGCTTCAGGCAGCCCCCCTACAACTACGCCTACCCTAAGAACATCTCCTGCCCCCCCGAGTACAACCTGGTGGTGAAATCAGAGAAGTCCACCAAGATCCCCAACAGCCTGATGGCTCACGAGCAGAACTTGGCTAACGTtgctcaggagcagcagtgcaccAGCCCGGATGAGAACATCCCAGCAGACTTGTCCACCCTCCACAAACACCTGCGAGTGGCCCAGGAGCAGCTGGACATAGCATTTCAGAGTTATGGCAGCAGCCAGGGCAATGCACAGCCCTCCCGGACCAGCAGCCCTGCCTCGGGTGGCACGGTGGTAGAGCAGAATAGGGCCAACACCGCCCAGGAGAAGCAAAGCGCTAAGCCCAAGGCGTCCTTGGAGAAAGGCAGCTCCAGCAGTAAGGATGGAAAGACTTCTGTGTGGATATAG
- the IBA57 gene encoding putative transferase CAF17, mitochondrial isoform X1 produces the protein MLVRAAAGLPGLRRLWGRGGSGDGAWRCFPLGRALLSVRGAEAAVFLQGLLTNDVTRLVAAGEGPAGPPRALYAHALNVQGRCLYDLIVYRLHESQEEEPHILLECDSSVLDAIQKHLKLYKIRRKVSISPCLDLSLWAVVPGEQAGDISRYADRALVLTPDPRAEVMGWRLIIKAGANLPEIIPGSRIENVQDYHRHRNSRRCERSPSRSSSPTGIQPGLHERCQLYQRLLHWAGANSQDPPHGRHSQAFGARAVFSSSSSGEHS, from the exons ATGTTGGTGAGGGCGGCGGCCGGCCTGCCCGGGCTGCGGCGGCTGTGGGGGCGCGGTGGGAGCGGGGACGGCGCCTGGCGTTGCTTCCCGCTGGGCCGGGCGCTGCTGAGCGTGCGGGGCGCCGAGGCGGCCGTTTTCCTGCAGGGGCTGCTCACCAACGACGTCACGCGGTTGGTGGCGGCGGGGGAGGGGCCCGCGGGGCCTCCGCGCGCGCTGTACGCGCATGCGCTCAACGTGCAGGGCCGCTGCCTGTACGACCTCATCGTGTACAG GCTTCATGAGAGTCAAGAAGAAGAGCCACACATCCTGCTGGAGtgtgacagcagtgtgctggACGCCATACAGAAACATCTGAAGCTATACAAGATCCGGAGGAAAGTCAGCATCAGCCCTTGCCTCGACCTCTCATTGTGGGCCGTCGTCCCTGGGGAGCAGGCTGGGGACATCAGCAGATATGCAGACCGGGCTCTGGTTTTAACTCCTGACCCCAGAGCAGAGGTCATGGGCTGGAGACTGATTATAAAGGCAGGAGCAAATCTACCAGAGATTATCCCTGGAAGTCGTATTGAAAACGTTCAGGATTACCACAGGCACAG GAATTCCCGAAGGTGTGAAAGATCTCCCTCCCGGAGTAGCTCTCCCACTGGAATCCAACCTGGCCTACATGAACGGTGTCAGCTTTACCAAAGGCTGTTACATTGGGCAGGAGCTAACAGCCAGGACCCACCACATGGGCGTCATTCGCAAGCGTTTGGTGCCCGTGCAGTTTTCAGTTCCTCTTCCTCAGGAGAGCATTCCTGA
- the IBA57 gene encoding putative transferase CAF17, mitochondrial isoform X3, which produces MGWRLIIKAGANLPEIIPGSRIENVQDYHRHRYKQGIPEGVKDLPPGVALPLESNLAYMNGVSFTKGCYIGQELTARTHHMGVIRKRLVPVQFSVPLPQESIPEGAEILTESGKAAGKFRAGGDELGIALLRLANVNEPLCLNVAGDKVKLTASIPEWWPKTASK; this is translated from the exons ATGGGCTGGAGACTGATTATAAAGGCAGGAGCAAATCTACCAGAGATTATCCCTGGAAGTCGTATTGAAAACGTTCAGGATTACCACAGGCACAGGTATAAGCAAG GAATTCCCGAAGGTGTGAAAGATCTCCCTCCCGGAGTAGCTCTCCCACTGGAATCCAACCTGGCCTACATGAACGGTGTCAGCTTTACCAAAGGCTGTTACATTGGGCAGGAGCTAACAGCCAGGACCCACCACATGGGCGTCATTCGCAAGCGTTTGGTGCCCGTGCAGTTTTCAGTTCCTCTTCCTCAGGAGAGCATTCCTGAGGGTGCTGAAATCTTGACTGAATCAGGAAAGGCAGCTGGCAAGTTCCGGGCTGGAGGAGATGAACTTGGCATAGCTTTGCTGAGGCTGGCTAATGTAAATGAGCCACTCTGCCTAAATGTAGCAGGTGATAAAGTGAAGCTCACTGCAAGTATACCTGAGTGGTGGCCAAAAACTGCCAGCAAATAA
- the IBA57 gene encoding putative transferase CAF17, mitochondrial isoform X2, whose amino-acid sequence MGELSSSGGLHESQEEEPHILLECDSSVLDAIQKHLKLYKIRRKVSISPCLDLSLWAVVPGEQAGDISRYADRALVLTPDPRAEVMGWRLIIKAGANLPEIIPGSRIENVQDYHRHRYKQGIPEGVKDLPPGVALPLESNLAYMNGVSFTKGCYIGQELTARTHHMGVIRKRLVPVQFSVPLPQESIPEGAEILTESGKAAGKFRAGGDELGIALLRLANVNEPLCLNVAGDKVKLTASIPEWWPKTASK is encoded by the exons ATGGGTGAATTAAGCTCCAGTGGAGG GCTTCATGAGAGTCAAGAAGAAGAGCCACACATCCTGCTGGAGtgtgacagcagtgtgctggACGCCATACAGAAACATCTGAAGCTATACAAGATCCGGAGGAAAGTCAGCATCAGCCCTTGCCTCGACCTCTCATTGTGGGCCGTCGTCCCTGGGGAGCAGGCTGGGGACATCAGCAGATATGCAGACCGGGCTCTGGTTTTAACTCCTGACCCCAGAGCAGAGGTCATGGGCTGGAGACTGATTATAAAGGCAGGAGCAAATCTACCAGAGATTATCCCTGGAAGTCGTATTGAAAACGTTCAGGATTACCACAGGCACAGGTATAAGCAAG GAATTCCCGAAGGTGTGAAAGATCTCCCTCCCGGAGTAGCTCTCCCACTGGAATCCAACCTGGCCTACATGAACGGTGTCAGCTTTACCAAAGGCTGTTACATTGGGCAGGAGCTAACAGCCAGGACCCACCACATGGGCGTCATTCGCAAGCGTTTGGTGCCCGTGCAGTTTTCAGTTCCTCTTCCTCAGGAGAGCATTCCTGAGGGTGCTGAAATCTTGACTGAATCAGGAAAGGCAGCTGGCAAGTTCCGGGCTGGAGGAGATGAACTTGGCATAGCTTTGCTGAGGCTGGCTAATGTAAATGAGCCACTCTGCCTAAATGTAGCAGGTGATAAAGTGAAGCTCACTGCAAGTATACCTGAGTGGTGGCCAAAAACTGCCAGCAAATAA